Below is a genomic region from Erigeron canadensis isolate Cc75 chromosome 7, C_canadensis_v1, whole genome shotgun sequence.
GGTGCTTATCTCATTTTATTAAAGTGCAATAAGCTGCAAGCACCTGAAAAATTGTAAATCCCAAACCACCTTCAAAGGTGGAATCGCTAGATAGTAGCTCACTGATTACACAATATAGTTGATACACTAAAACTCTAACTTGTAACATTACATGGTACTTCTTATGCCCAAATGTCCGGGTCAGCTTCAGTCTATTGTGGTCTTCGTCCATATGTTGGTCTGAACATGTAGTGTATCTTTGTCAATTTGTTGGTCTCAACAAAAATGAGGCATTATCATCTGCACGCAAAACGGCAGGTCCTCAACTGCCACCTTTCCATTGCTTTCAGATCAACCCCACCAACAAGATTAAATATGGTCGGCCATCGAGTCTCAAGTGCAGACATCTGGTTGGTCTCGGAAGAAACGCCCGCCGACACCAACATTTAGCCGAACTCCCAGCTATTCCCCCTTGTTCTAGCTTAACATGTTTCTCAGTATCTTCACCGCCTAGGTGCTTTATAGCTATTAAGCTTCCCTGCCACTTTAATCAACCTTATCCTTTGATGATTAAATGAATTAATCCTTCAAGTTTAGTGTTTGACTATTGCTGCTAGTCAAAAGTAGAAATCCTGGCGCTGGCTGTAATTTAAATTTACTAATGAGTAAGGTAGATAGATATCAAATGTGCTTGACgcattatttttgttaattatgtttgttttgAGCCCACTTCACTAAATCTGTGGAAAAGAGTTGACCCGTTTGTTTTAATGCAGTTCAATTAGAAAGTGTCGTAATCATTGTCCAAGCATCTATTTAATGCAAAACCATTATATTGCTCTACTTTAAAAGAGTTTAGCTCCATGGAGACTATAAAATTGGATAAATATCGTGACATGGTCATATATAGGGCTACTGAATCCCCTCCCCATATATAGACATTTTGATGCAATTGGCCTGTAGATTCCCAAGCCATTTCTGAAGGGGTATTGAAGTCACAATTTGAAGCTACAAGACATCAATTgatcaatatattaaataaccAAACCAATTCTACCATACAGTAACAGGAAAACATCATACACTCGTTGAAATGTAAAACATTAACATATTTAGCCATTCATTTAAGTTATACTATGTTGTTTCTAGTAGGCAGGCAAGTCTTTTTTGACTTATTTATAAGTTGTTAACCACCATGCCACCATGGAGGTGGTTCTCAGGTAACCCAGCAAAGGCAAGGtgtttttgactcagatgtAGGCGGCCTAACTTGGTATCCCATGAACGACTAAATGTTTTCAAACCTTTCCCTGGCCACCTCCAAGATTATACCTAGCGAAGATTCGAACCTAACTTTGTACAAAGATATCCAAGTTGTTAACCACTCGGCCACCTCGGAGGTTAGCAAAACCTATAGACATATGTAACATGTTTCTATCATATAGACATATGTGAGAGTCAAACAAAACCTGACTCGTACTAAAATACCTACTTTGACGCATCACCCATCCCGCCAATCTTGCCATTTTAACCCCATTCAACAAAAGATACCAAAGCACCTCATGTGTAAAATCCAGATTctatttttaattcatttcataaCAAGTACTTTCCAAAATCCCTAGTAGGACAAAAGTGCGGAAAAAAATCCCCAACATTTCTGGTACATGATTAAATCCAATCTACTCTAATCCATACTCAAAGATGAGTTGATATTAAAAGACAGGAAGTCTGTCTTATTTTGAACAATGTTATAACTGTATAAATATCTAAACTCGAAGATAACCCAAGTCATGTTAAGGAGATTACCTCCATATAACTGAAAAAAGTTCCAATTACCTGAAGCAGCCACTATGTTGGATGATTCAAGAGTGGCCAAATCAACCAAACAAACATCTGCCCAATAGATAATAAGCCAGCAAAAcaataaaatcttataaaaggCTTCTGTAGTCGCCAACAAAAGTAAAGGTGATCCACTCACATagtaagaataaaaaaattcacaagGTTTTAAAGAAGTGCGTCAAACATTTTAAAATACCAGTCATGGGTTTTATCATAGAAAGGCCAACCAGCAACTCAAAGTTTGTTTGGAAACATTGAACTAGAATACtacaaagtttttaaaatagaCCCTAAAACCaagtagaaaagaaaattacaaaGATTTTATTCTCCTAGGCAAAtcaagacttttttttttttgctacaTATGTAAAAGACTGCATTTGCATGACTGGCTGGAACTTCAGAAGAATCAGCAGAGTCCAAAACAAAAAGATTGATGCATCTATGGTTGAATCTGCACAATGAAttgtaaaaatcataaaatcttGATTTCAAAGATAAGATATGTCCAGCAGAAGAAAGCTTTGtcaaacgaaaaaaaaaaaaaaagaaaagaaatttgaaCTTATGATAGACGTACCCAAATGTGTATAGAAACACAAGTAACAATGTTCACGAAGAACAAAGACAAAAGATAATAGTGGTCGGTGCAATTAGAATATTGCAGGTCAAGGAACAAAATGGTAATATTATACAAATATGTAACATAACCTATACCACATGCATATACCTACACCTAGACATGGCACctgtcaaaattcaaaaatagaaGAGAATTATAATCTTCTGGTTCCTTTTGATAAGTAACACATTTATTTTCTGGAATTACATTAGGAAAAAATCCCAAAACATGAAACTGTGAGACACATAGTGTTCATATAAATCACTATAACTGTTCAAATAAATCACTATATATAAAGATCTATAAACTGTGGGCTTTATTTCTATGGGGACAATGCTAAGTGTTCAAATAAATCACTATAACTGTGAGACACATAGTGATTTATTTGAACACTGGCATTTTCCCCATATAAATAAAGCCCACCACTGATGATCcacaaagaatatgaaaaatcCTTCCCCACAAAACTAGAAACAGGAGCAATTTGCATAATCGTTCTAAAATAACTTTATAGTCCTCTTCACAAATATGACACATAAGAAACTCACATAAACAAGTCCGAAGagacattaaattttttatgttaCGTGAAATAAAAACCTTACACGAACTTTTAAGATTTTCAGAATTCATCAAAAAAATTGATCCTGGAAATATAACATAACAATAGCTAGAAAGATCTAAGAAATCTAAAATTGTCTTCAAATATGCATGCATTTCAGAATTCCTTCATCAAAGAAATTTGATCCTGAAAATATAAGATAACAATAGGTAGAAAGATCTAAGAAATCTAAAGTTGTCTTCAAATATGCATGCAGTCAAAAGTCccatatacatatagttattaTGTCATAAAAAGCCACATACTATTTGACAATTTGTATATGACCTTAGTTTTCAAATTATCCTATTTCCTTTCATTCAAAGTGTTTCATGTAGATTGTTCATTTGCATAATAATCTATAGGTCACCTAATCTAACCTAGTGGCCAAATGCTCACATTAGACAAACAGCATACACAGTCCGCAAGCATACAGATACATTAAAACATAAAGCACGAATTACTCACTTATCGACCCTGACCCATGTAAGATCCACCACCCTGTTGAGACCTATTTCCTCCTTGTGGGTTGCCATACCCCCCTTGCTGGTAACCACCGCCCTGATATCCAGAAGGCGGCATCCCCTGCGGGTTTCCAAGCCCACCAAATAGATTCCCAAGTCCTAATCCACCTCCCTGATTAAGCAACGCACTCAACGCCTGTCCCAAAACAGGAGTCAATGCAGGCGGAGGAACAACACCTGGATTAAACCCAACAGGCGGTCCAGACGGGGCCATCAAATGCCCCTGTCCGTGTCCATGCCCATGTCCAAACTTAGGCTTTTTCGCCACATGATGACCGTGTCCACTACCAAACTGTCCCTGACTCTGTCCAAACACTTTACCCGGCTTAGGCCCATCAACCGCTTTCACAACATTCAACGTATACCCTTCAAAAACCTTTTTCGGCTCTTCCAACGCCTTCTTAGCACTCTCCACATTCCTATAAACAAACAACGCAAACCCTTTCGGCTTCCCAGTCTGCTTATCCAATCCCAACGGTCCTTCCTCAATTTCCCCAAACTTGGAAAAAAACTCAGTCAGCTTCCCAGGATCAATCTCTGCAGCCACATTACTCACAAATATCTTCCGCTGCGTATACTCACTAACTTTCTCACCGCCCTGTGCAGCAGCTGCGGCAGCACTAGCAGGAGGAACCGGTCCAGCAGAGGCCAACTGACAACTAGTAACCCTGTTCCCAATCTTCTTCTGCGGTTGCTTTAACGCCTTTCGGGCCCCAATTCGATGCTTAAACAATAT
It encodes:
- the LOC122607735 gene encoding UBP1-associated protein 2A-like; protein product: MAKTRKSRASQQEHQNDAVPTQDPQQQDEPMDENPPVEEQPEEEHQNDDVEEEEEEEEEEEEEEDENDGVEETEKVKSESNNNGAAEDEGEDEEPVEKLLEPFSKQQLVVLMKEAVSKHPDLIPSVENVADADPAHRKIFVHGLGWDTTTETLISEYSKYGEIEDCKAVVDKASGKSKGYGFILFKHRIGARKALKQPQKKIGNRVTSCQLASAGPVPPASAAAAAAQGGEKVSEYTQRKIFVSNVAAEIDPGKLTEFFSKFGEIEEGPLGLDKQTGKPKGFALFVYRNVESAKKALEEPKKVFEGYTLNVVKAVDGPKPGKVFGQSQGQFGSGHGHHVAKKPKFGHGHGHGQGHLMAPSGPPVGFNPGVVPPPALTPVLGQALSALLNQGGGLGLGNLFGGLGNPQGMPPSGYQGGGYQQGGYGNPQGGNRSQQGGGSYMGQGR